One region of Solanum pennellii chromosome 6, SPENNV200 genomic DNA includes:
- the LOC107021902 gene encoding uncharacterized protein LOC107021902 isoform X1 produces MQDPKNSSQARKAWYQKAMEMASLWKTFAKPSEIPTTNPTLWRSLSKSSSREISNTNRSQKLRRCTSLRVATSFTRVCLCAPISSYSEVFQVDHHHVVPPRKSNCRTKPMMSSISQERIPSGRMSLEGRKIFRGKSLNDDVLMKRFVIEEEAMMQVRRRNQMEVIRRRNSLRRRKKLGPSPLSRMVLAEED; encoded by the coding sequence GAAGGCTTGGTACCAAAAGGCAATGGAAATGGCTTCTCTATGGAAAACATTTGCCAAGCCAAGTGAAATTCCCACAACAAATCCAACATTATGGAGAAGCCTATCTAAGTCATCATCAAGAGAGATATCAAACACTAATAGATCACAAAAGCTAAGAAGATGCACTTCTTTAAGAGTTGCAACATCTTTCACTAGAGTATGTCTATGTGCACCAATATCTTCCTATAGTGAAGTATTTCAAGTAGACCATCATCATGTTGTTCCACCAAGAAAAAGTAATTGTAGAACAAAGCCAATGATGAGTAGTATTTCACAAGAAAGAATACCAAGTGGAAGGATGAGTTTGGAAGGGAGGAAAATATTTAGGGGAAAATCATTGAATGATGATGTGTTAATGAAGAGATTTGTGATTGAAGAAGAAGCAATGATGCAAGTAAGAAGAAGGAATCAAATGGAAGTTATTAGGAGAAGAAATTCTTTgaggagaagaaaaaaacttgGGCCAAGTCCTTTAAGTAGAATGGTTTTGGCTGAGGAAGATTAA
- the LOC107021902 gene encoding uncharacterized protein LOC107021902 isoform X2 — MEMASLWKTFAKPSEIPTTNPTLWRSLSKSSSREISNTNRSQKLRRCTSLRVATSFTRVCLCAPISSYSEVFQVDHHHVVPPRKSNCRTKPMMSSISQERIPSGRMSLEGRKIFRGKSLNDDVLMKRFVIEEEAMMQVRRRNQMEVIRRRNSLRRRKKLGPSPLSRMVLAEED, encoded by the coding sequence ATGGAAATGGCTTCTCTATGGAAAACATTTGCCAAGCCAAGTGAAATTCCCACAACAAATCCAACATTATGGAGAAGCCTATCTAAGTCATCATCAAGAGAGATATCAAACACTAATAGATCACAAAAGCTAAGAAGATGCACTTCTTTAAGAGTTGCAACATCTTTCACTAGAGTATGTCTATGTGCACCAATATCTTCCTATAGTGAAGTATTTCAAGTAGACCATCATCATGTTGTTCCACCAAGAAAAAGTAATTGTAGAACAAAGCCAATGATGAGTAGTATTTCACAAGAAAGAATACCAAGTGGAAGGATGAGTTTGGAAGGGAGGAAAATATTTAGGGGAAAATCATTGAATGATGATGTGTTAATGAAGAGATTTGTGATTGAAGAAGAAGCAATGATGCAAGTAAGAAGAAGGAATCAAATGGAAGTTATTAGGAGAAGAAATTCTTTgaggagaagaaaaaaacttgGGCCAAGTCCTTTAAGTAGAATGGTTTTGGCTGAGGAAGATTAA